The segment TGCTCGTTTGTCGTAAAACAAGCGGCGTTTAGTTAAACAACTAATTGATTTGTAATTGTGGAAGAAATATCTGCATCAATATCGTTCATTATTGCTGCTTTATATTCTTCGTTGATAGCTAGCTATTTATTTGGGGAGAGCATTAGTGTCTCGCAGACGAGTGGTGATTACCGGTTTAGGGCTTGTGACTCCATTAGGAAATACGGTTTCAGCTACCTGGCAAAAAATACTAGCTGGTCAAAGTGGCATCAGCACTATTGATTTTATGGATGTAGCAAACCTGCCAACGAAGTTTGCAGGTGCCATCAAGGACTTGGATATTACTGAGTATATGCCTGCAAAACAGGCCCGCAAAATAGATATGTTTATTCAGTATGGTTTGGTTGCAGCAATTCAAGCCATAAAAGATGCTGGCTTTGAAGTCTCTGATGCTAATGCAGATCGGATTGGTACGGTGATTGGTTCAGGTATAGGGGGCATCTCCACCATTGAGCAGAATGTGCAGATTCTCAATCAATCTGGGCCGAGACGAATTTCTCCTTTCTTTGTTCCAGCCTCTATTGTCAATATGGCTAGTGGCCAGTTATCCATGATGTATAACCTTCGGGGTCCAAACTATGCCATTAGCACCGCCTGTACCACAGGTACCCACTGTATAGGGTTGGCAGCACGCAATATTGCTTATGACGAAGCTGATATCATGGTGGCTGGCGGAGCTGAAAAAGCCTCAGCAGCAATCGGTATGGCAGGGTTTAGTGCTGCAAGGGCTTTGTCGACTCGTAATGATGATCCAGAAAAAGCCAGTCGCCCTTGGGATAAAGATCGTGATGGTTTTGTCTTGAGTGATGGGGCGGGTGTGTTGGTGCTAGAAGAGTACGAACATGCTAAGCGTCGAGGTGCCACTATTTATGCAGAGCTGACAGGCTTTGGTATGAGCGCCGATGCCTTTCATGTCACTGCACCGCCTGAGGATGGCCGTGGAGCACTCAAAGCGATGAAGAATGCTTTAAAAGATGCCAAACTGCCTCCTGAACAAATTAATTACATTAACGCTCACGGCACTTCTACACCAGCTGGTGATGTGGCAGAGTCTCGAGCAGTTGAGCAGCTGATGGGATCCCATGCGACTGCATTGGCAATGAGCTCTACCAAATCAATGACCGGGCATTTATTGGGCGCTGCAGGAGCTATAGAGGCGGCGTTTACTGCGTTGGCCATTCGTGACCAGGTTGTCCCGCCTACTATCAACCTAGATAACCCGGATCCAGAATGTACGCTTGACTATGTGCCACATGAAGCACGATCGTTGGCGATAGAGTATGCGCTATCAAACTCTTTTGGATTTGGTGGTACGAATGCTTCACTGGTATTTGCCAAAGTCTAACCTCTGGCTCAAGTAAGCTTTTATTGATAATGAGCGTGTTGCAAAAGTACTTCAAATCAAGCCTTTTCTCCCCGTAAGAGTGTCGCGAAAAGGTACTGGAGAATAAATATGGAGTAACAGGGTATTCTTCCACCGCTCTACAAGGCCATCCCTGGCCTTTAGAGCTTTAGCTGTTCCCGGCAGCCGTTCCAGAGCACCCTATCACTCCATATTTCCAAGCTTTAGCAACGAGCTCAAAGGGGTAAAGTGCTAAAAATGACTTTTGCAACACTCTGCAAAAGAGGTAGTAGATAGGTTGGCTGAACAAGGTCGATTAAATAACGGTTGGCTAAATGGTGAGGCAGTTGCTGACTTGCCAGCAACAGATCGAGGGTTGCACTATGGCGATGGTTTGTTTGAAACCATCCGAGTGGATAACAAGCAGCCTATTTGGTGGCAGCAGCATTTAGAGCGACTTTTGCTGGGTTGCGAGCGTCTTGGCATAACCATTGAGCCAGGCATTGTTGAGCAAGAGCTACAGGGTTTTATTGTTAAGCAAAAGGATCATGGCATCGTAAAGCTTATGATTACCCGTGGCTCAGGTGGTCGTGGTTATAGCCCCTCAGGTGCCAATCAGCCAACGCGGCTGCTGTTATGGTATCCACTGCCTAACTACCCTGCGAAAAATTTCCAACAAGGTATTCAGCTATTTGATTGTCAGAGCTTATTGGGGCATCAGCCTTTACTAGCAGGCTTAAAACATCTGAATCGGCTTGAGCAGGTGCTGGCCCGGCAAGAGTGGAATGATAACCAGTTTGCAGAAGGGCTAATGCTAGATTTGAACCAGCATATTGTAGAAGGCACAATGACCAATGTTTTTTGGGTGGCCGATAATGGTGAGTTGCACACACCAAACCTAAATGATTGTGGAGTGGCTGGCGTTTGTCGCCAGTTTGTGCTTCAACAAGCACAGCAGCTGGGTATTACGACGAAACAGGAGTGTTACACTGTTGCTGATCTTGCCAAGGCCAAAGAAGTATTTGTCTGTAATAGTGTGATAGGAGTCTGGCCAGTCAGAGCTTACCGCCAGTGGTCTTGGCCTCTAGGCTCCTTGACTCAGCAGTTGCAGGCACTGATAAATGCTGTAATGCCATGCGAACGTTTATTTTCAAAACAATAACATTGTTGCTTTTTCTTGCCGGCATCGCTTTAGTTGCCGCTGCCTGGGCGCTAATTTATGGGGTTGATATGTATGGCCAGCAGCCCCTAAAGGCTCAACAGCAAACCACTCTTACCATTGCCAGTGGTTCTTCTGTCAAGCAGATTACTCAACAGTTGAAGTCACAAGGGCTGGTTGAGTATGATTGGCTATTTGCACTTTACATTAGAGCCAAAGGCAAAGCCCATCAGCTAAAAGCGGGAGAGTTTGAATTACAAGCGAATGCTAATCATCAGGATTTATTGAGTACACTCGTCAACGGTAAGCAGCGGCAGTACAGCGTTACTCTGGTTGAAGGCTGGAATGTGAAGCAAATGTTGAGTGCTATTACCAAGCATCCTCAAATTACCCATACTTTACCAGTATCAGTAGATCAAGAAAGCTTATTGGAGGCACTAGGGCTACCGAGCAAGCATGCAGAGGGGTTGTTTTTTCCTGACACCTATTTTTTTACTGCGGGTATGAGTGACAAAGACTTACTGCTGCGAGCATACCGGAAGATGGATAAGGTACTTGCACAAGAATGGCAGCAGCGCAAAGAAGGTCTCCCTTATCAATCACCCTACGAAGTGCTTATCATGGCTTCAATTGTGGAAAAAGAGACAGGCACTGCAGGTGAAAGGCCCCAAATTGCTGGCGTGTTTACTCGTCGTCTGGAAAAAGGGATGCGGTTACAAACTGATCCTACGGTTATTTATGGGTTAGGGGAAAAATACCAGGGCAATTTGACTCGTAAGCATTTACGCCAGCCAACCCCTTATAACACTTATACCATTAAGGGCTTACCCCCTACACCGATTGCCTTACCGGGTAAAGCTGCAATTAACGCCGTATTAAATCCAGCGCCTGGTAAGTCCTTGTACTTTGTAGCTAAAGGGGATGGTAGTCACTATTTTTCTGCAACGCTTAAAGAGCATAATCGAGCAGTGCGTAAATATCAGTTAAACCGGCGTGCTAACTATCGCTCTCAACCAGTTAATAATTAAGTAATTTTTAAGCAAAATACCATGTCAAAACTGAAGTCAGGTCTATTCATTACCGTGGAAGGCTCTGAAGGGGTAGGCAAGTCTACCTGTATATCATTTATTACTAACTGGCTACATGCTAATGGCCTGCCTTGTATAGCCACCAGAGAGCCAGGGGGAACCCCCTTTGCTGAGACAATCCGTAACTTGTTATTGGCGCCACAGCAGGAGCCTGTTACCGATCTCACTGAGTTATTGTTGATGTTTGCGGCCCGGGCTCAGCATCTTGAGCAGGTAATCAAACCTGCTATGGCTGAACAAAAAATAGTGGTTTGTGACCGATTTACAGATGCCACCTATGCTTATCAAGGCGGCGGGCGAGGAGGTGATTTCCTTCAAATCAGTCAGCTTGAGCAACTTGTGCAGGGCTCACTTAGACCTCACGCCACACTGCTGCTAGACATGCCGGTAGCAGATGCGTTAAAGCGAGCGGCTAAGCGAGGAGCGCTAGACCGTATAGAGAGCCAGACCATCGATTTTTTTGAGCGGGTCAGACAGGCCTATTTGGAAAGAGCCAAGCAATATCCTGAACAATTCTACCTTATTGATGCAAGTCAGCCCCTGGCACAGGTTCAGCAGCAGGTTGAACAGGTATTGGCCAAGGTTGTAAAGCAACATGCTTAGCTTTGAAGCTAAGCCATTGCCTTGGCAATTAGCGCAATGGCAGCAGTTAATGGCTCAGCGTCATCAACAAAAGCTGGCTCATGCTTATTTACTGCATGGTATGCCAGGAGTAGGGAAACTGCACTTTGCTCAATTGTTTGGCCAGCTGTTGCTGTGTGTGCAGCCAAATGTAAACACTACTGCACCTTGTCAGCAATGCAAATCATGCCTGTTATTTAATGCAGGCTCTCATCCAGATATTTTGCAGATTGCACCTGAAGGAACCGGCAAGCCAATTAAGGTTGATCAAATCCGGCAGCTCATTGATTTTGCAGCCAAAACTGCTCAGCAAGGTGGTTATCGGGTGATTATTATTGACCCAGCAGATGCCATGAACATCAATGCCAGCAATGCTTTGCTGAAGTGTCTGGAAGAGCCTGGTCACAATACGATTTTGTTGTTACTGAGTGAGCAAACCAGTGCATTGCTGGCAACCATCAAAAGCCGTTGTCAGGTACTGGCATTTCCACTTCCAGAGTTAGAATTAGCGAAAGACTGGCTGCTACACCAGTCACTGCCTGATAGCGACTTAGAAAATTTATTAGTAGCCGCTCATTATCAGCCCCTTACAGCCTTAACGTTCCACAAGGAACAGCGGCTGAAGCAGCGTCAGGCATTACAGTCCTGCTTGGCAGCAATTACCAAAGGACAGAAAACCCCTGTGGCTGCTGCTCAGGAATGGCTCAATGAAGATTTACTCTGCCTATTTGACTGGCTGGTAGACTGGTTGGCAGAGATGATTAAGTGGGCGATGGCAAAAGATGAGACATTCATCAAAAATCAGGATATGCTTAAAATGTTGAGTTATGTTTCAACTAAAGCAGGTGTAACTCGACTCTATGGTTATTATATGTGGCTGTCTGAACAGCGTCAGCGGCTGTTAGGTGCGGCAAACCAGAATAAGCAGTTAATGTTGGAAAGCCTGTTTATTGGCTGGCTTCATCTAACAATCCATTAGATAGATTGAATACAGTTAGGCTGTTGTCATGAAACCTCCTAAGTTTGGTCCACGAAACGGAATCTTGTCATTAACCATTAAGGATAAAGCGGTGCTCTATGCGGCTTATATGCCTTTTGTGGGGAATGGTGGGCTGTTTATTCCAACTAATAAGACTTATCAGCTAGGCGATGAAGTGTTCTTGCTGCTTAATTTGATGGATGAGCCAGAAAAGATTCCTGTTGCAGGTAAGGTAGTATGGGTCACTCCAAAGGGTGCTCAAGGTAACCGTGCTGCAGGCATAGGTGTACAATTTAACGGGCAGGATGATATGGCTCGAAATAAAATTGAAACCTACCTGGCTGGAGCACTACAGTCTGATAGACCGACCCATACTATGTAACGCTCATTGTTAATAAGTTCTTCTAAGCCCGTGTTTTTACACGGGTTTTTTATTTATTTTAAGAAATTACTTTAAGTCGTATTTTACGGTATCCAGTAATACCAAACATTACGGATTTACTTTACTGATTAGAATGGGTAATACCCAGTACGTATTACAGGTTAGGTTCTGCTGTTATGTTAATTGACTCACATTGTCATTTAGACCGTATTGATTTAGCGCCTTATCAAGGTGATTTATCAGCTGCTTTGCAACAAGCGAGTAATCGAGGGGTTGCTGGCTTTTTAGCAATTGCTGTGGATAAGGACAATATCAACACAGTGGTTGAGATAGCGCAGCTATATGACAATGTCTGGGCTAGTGTCGGTGTTCATCCATTATCCGCTGCTGAAGGGTCACTATCTGTTGAGGAGCTAATCAGCCATGCCAGTCAAGAAAAGGTAGTGGCAATTGGAGAAACTGGGCTGGATTATTACTATGATCAGCACTCCCAGGCCGAGCAGCTCAAATCATTTGCAGATCATATAGCGGTTGCGAAACAGTTGAACAAGCCGCTGGTAATTCATACTCGCCAAGCTAAAGCAGACACGTTAACACTTCTGCGTTCAGAAGGGGCTGAGCAAGCAGGCGGTGTTTTACATTGCTTTACCGAAGACTGGGATATGGCCAAGCAAGCCATGGATTTGGGCTTTTATATTTCAATTTCTGGGATTGTAACTTTTAAGAAGGCTACCAATGTCCATGAAGTCGCTAAGCAAGTGCCACTAGATCGCCTATTAGTGGAGACGGATTCGCCTTATCTGGCACCAGTGCCTTATCGTGGTAAAACCAATGAACCACAGTATGTGGTGGAAGTAGCGAAGTGTTTGGCTGAATTACGGGGCGAATCATTTGATGTACTGGCTCAGCAAACCACTGAGAACTTTTTCAGGCTATTTGCTGGTGCAAGGCGGCTTTAAGGAAGGGGTAGGTAAGTGATGCAGAACCTTATGAGGCATGGATGCCGATTAGAGCATCCAGGGAGGGACTTGCTGCGTGTTCTGGATCGCTTACCTAGCCCGTATGTCAAAGTGATCAAATTATTCTTCCAACAACTCCTTCCGACCTCGAAAATACTCCAACGCTTCAGGGTTAGCTAAAGCATCAGTGTTATCGACGGTTTCGTTATGGATCACTTTTCGTACTGCCAGCTCGACTATTTTGCCGCTAATAGTACGGGGGATATCAGCCACCTCTAAGACTTTGGCTGGCACATGGCGAGGGGTCGTATGCTCACGAATGGTTTTTTTAATGGTGGTGGTCAGTTGTTCAGTTAAATGCACATCAGGCTTCAGCTTGACAAACAGCACCACACGCACGTCATCTTGCCATTGCTGACCTACCGCAATACTTTCCAACACTTCCGGCACTTGTTCCACCTGGCGGTAAATTTCGGCCGTGCCAATCCGCACTCCTCCTGGGTTCAGTACTGCATCCGCACGCCCATGGATAATGACGCCACCCTGTTCAGTTAACTCGCCGTAATCCCCATGACACCAAATACCAGGAAAGTTACTGAAGTAAGCTTTGTGATACTTGCTTCCATCTGGGTCTTGCCAGAAACCGATAGGCATGGAAGGGAAAGGCTGTTTACAAACCAGCTCGCCTTTCTCACCAGTGATTGCTTCACCTGCCTCATTGTAAAACTCCACAGCCATACCTAATCCGCGACATTGCAACTGACCACGATAGACTGGCAGGGTAGGGTTGCCCAAAGCAAAGCAAGAAATAATATCAGTACCGCCAGAAATGGAGGATAAGCAAACATCCTGCTTGATATCCCGATACACATAATCAAAGCTTTCGTGGCTGAGGGGAGAGCCAGTGGATAAGATGGCTTTCAGGGCAGGCAATTGATGGGATTGAGCGGGCTTTACCTCGGCTTTTTCTAGGGCTGCAATATATTTAGCACTGGTACCAAATACAGAAATGTGCTCTTTTTCAGCCATATCCCACAACACAGTGGGCTCAGGGTGAAAAGGGGAGCCATCATAAAGCACCAAGGTAGCACCAGAGGCTAACCCACTAACCAGCCAGTTCCACATCATCCAGCCACAGGTAGTGAAATAAAACAGCACATCCTGGTCGGTAATGTCAGTATGCAGTTGATGCTCTTTCAAATGCTGAAGGAGGGTGCCACCTACACCATGAACAATACACTTTGGCTTTCCAGTGGTGCCAGATGAATACAAAATAAAGAGCGGATCATCAAAGGCACATGACTCGAAGCATAATTGATAATCGGCCGGTGGTGTTGCCAGTAGTTCTGCCCAGTCAGTGCTCTTAGCATGCTCACTAATATCCAAAGGCTGCTCCAAAAATTGAAGAATAACCGTGTGGTGGACATTGGGTAATTGCTGCTGGATTTGCTTCAGCTTGGGACGACAGTCAATCACTTTGCCGTTGTAGTAGTAACCGCTGCAGGCAATAAACACTTTAGGCTCAATCTGGCCAAACCGATCGACTACCCCATGGGTACCAAAGTCAGGTGAGCAGGAAGACCAGACTGCACCTAAACTGGCTGTCGCTAACATAGCAATAATCGCTTCAGAGCAGTTAGGCAGCATCCCCACCACCCGGTCACCCTTTGCTACCCCCATGGCTTTGAGCTGATAACTGACAGCAGTGACTTGCTCAAATAGCTCTGCATAGCTAAGTTGCTGGCGGCGGCCTGACTCATCATAACTAATGATGGCAGGATGGTTATCACGGCGACTGAGTAAATGCTCAGCGTAGTTAAGGGTACTACCCTGGAACCACCGTATATTGGTAAAGAATTGGGCATCCTGCATGGGTTGTTCATTGGTTAAGGTTTGCTGAGGGGGGCGATGAAACTTCACCTGGCAGAACTCAGTGATACTCTTCCAAAAGGTCGCAATATTTTCAATGGACCACTGATATAGGGCAGGGTAATCAGATAATGAGCATTGTTGCTGTTGCTCAAGGTATTGACGAAACTGGGTGATTCTCGCTTGCTGGATACGTTCAGCAGAGGGCTGCCAAATTGGACTGTCCTTCATTTTACTTTCTCAACTGGTCTACTACGGGCGCGTAGTATGGGTTCTTATTCTTGTTACTTTCTTGCCCCTCGGGCAAGTGGTTGTCGCAAAAGCTAGCGGATATGGGGTGACAGGGTGTTCTGTAGCTAAGGCATGGATGCCACTTCAAGAGCGGCGGAAGAATATCCTGTTATTCCATATCGGACACTAAATTGACTTTCTGTACTCTTTTGCGACAGCCTCGGTTAAGAGGGTAACTATTTTCAAAGGGTAACACTCATCGCCTGGGCGACATTGGAGCGGTTAGCGCGCCCTAGTTGATGGCATAACCGCTGACTAATGTCAATCAGCTTAGGCAGCTGTAGGCCTGTAGCAAAGCCTAATGACTCAACCAGATAAGTCACATCTTCAGTTGCGACATTACCACTGGCACCTTTCGCATAGGGACAGCCTCCTAACCCGGCGATAGCACTATCCACAATTCGTATTCCTTGATTCAGGGCTTGGTAAATATTGACCAATGCCTGACCGTAAGTATTGTGAAAATGAACCGCTAATTTACCAGTTCCGGTAATAGGTATTACCAAATCCAGTAATGGCTTTATTTTGGCTGGTGTGCCAATACCGATGGTGTCACCCAGTGATATTTCATCACAGCCGAGGTCCAGCAGCTGCTGAACGACTGGGGCTACTTGGGCGGGTGAGATATTCCCTTCATAAGGACAGCCCACCACACAGGAAACATAGCCTCTTACTCGTAGTCCTTGTTGCTTGGCCTGCTTTGCCACTGGGTCAAAGCGCTGCAGACTTTCAGCAATCGAGCAGTTGATGTTTTTTTGGGAGAAGGTTTCTGAGGCTGCGCCAAACACGGCAATTTCGTTGACTTTGGCTTCAATGGCTTGCTCCAAACCTTTCATATTGGGCGTAAGGGTGCTGTAAATCGTGTTAGGTTGGCGCTTAAGCTGCTGACAAACCTCAGTTGTATTGGCCATCTGAGGCACCCATTTGGGCGAAACAAAGCTGCCGCATTCAATGTGCCGAATACCTGCTGCTACTAGGTCTTCAATCAAAGCGATGCGAGTGGCTACTGAGACCGGGGTTGGCTCGTTCTGCAAACCATCCCGAGGGCCTACTTCAACGATACGGACAGCTTCTTTAGGCATTAGCAGGCTCCTTTTGGTTGGCTTCTTCCACATGTAAAGCCAGCAAATCAGTGCCTTCACTCACTAAGTCGCCTGCCTTGAAGTAAATGGCATCCACTGATCCTGCAGAAGGGGCATGAATGGTGTGCTCCATTTTCATCGCTTCCAGCACCATCAAAGGCTGCCCTTGCTCCACCTGCTGGCCTGTGGTTACCAGCACTGAAACAACCGAGCCTGGCATGGGGGCTACTAATGCCTGGTCATGGGGGCTCGCAGCTGAGGGGTTATTGAGAAGGCTGGGTGGTTGCTCTATGCACCAATCTTGCTGCTCGATATGAAGCCAATATTGGCTGTCTGTGCTGGTAATGGTGGCACTCACCATTTTTGAGTTCAGCTGAGCGATGAGTTGATGCTGTTGCCGTTTACCCTGGCAATGGTATTTGTCAGCGCCAATAGTTAATTCCCACTGTCTATCACTTAGCCATTTCACATGAACGGCCATAGGCTGCTGGTCCACCAGCCAGTGAAAAGTAGACTCTGCCTGATAGTTACAACGCCAGGGTGCTTGGTTAGCCCACGGATTGCAGGTAGGAGAGGTTTGTTGACTGGCTTCAGGGATTAACTGAAATAGAGTGACCAGTACTAATGCTTGCTGTAATGGATCAGCGCTGGCTTGAAGCAAGCTAGGCAGCTGCTGGTTAAGAAGGTGAGTATGGTATAGCCCTTCAACAAACCATTGACTATTTAGGACTGCCAGCAAAAATGCACGATTATGGGTAAGCCCCAGTAGAGTCGTGTGGTCCAGGGCTTGTTCCATGCGCTGAATGGCTTGAAGCCGGGTTTCTCCCCAAGTAACCAGTTTGGCTAACATGGGGTCATAGTGAACGCCAATCCTGTCCCCTTGAGTGAGGCCATGCTCAACTCGCAAATAGGGCTGAGGCTCTGGCCATTCCAGGTGAAGTATTGGGCCAGTAGCCGGTAAAAAATTGTTTTGCGGGTCCTCAGCGTACAGTCTGACTTCAATGGCATGACCATCAATAGCTAATTCACTTTGGGCAACAGGTAAAGGCTCTCCACAAGCCACTGCTAATTGCCAGGCAACCAGATCAGTGCTGGTGATCATTTCGGTCACTGGGTGTTCTACCTGGAGCCGGGTGTTCATTTCCATAAAGTAAAATTGACCATCAGCAGCCAGCAAAAACTCAACTGTACCTGCCCCAACATAGTTAATTGCTTGAGCAGCGGCTAATGCTGCCTGGCCCATTTGTTGTCGGAGCGATGGGCCTAACCCTGGAGCAGGGGCTTCTTCAATAATTTTTTGGTGGCGACGTTGGATAGAGCAATCCCGTTCAAATAGATACACCCCGCTGCCTTGGCTATCACAAAATACTTGTATTTCCACATGGCGTGCCTCAGCCAGATACTTTTCAACTATCAGGGTGTCATCGCTAAAGCTGGCTTTGGCTTCTCGCTTAGCACTCTGATAAGCACTGGCAAATTCCTTTTCTGCACTAACCACACGCATCCCTTTGCCACCACCACCAGCCGCTGCTTTCAGTAATACTGGAAAGCCAATTTGTTTGGCGGCATTGAGTAGGGTAGCTTGCTGCTGGTCGGCTTGGTGGTAGCCAGGCATAACCGGGACACCAGCTTTTTCCATCAGCTGCTTGGCTTGTTGTTTAGAGCCCATTAAGCGAATGGCATTGGCTGGTGGACCAATAAACCGAATACCAGCTTGCTCACAAGCAGCCGCAAATTCAGCATTTTCAGCGAGAAAGCCATAGCCAGGGTGAATTGCTTCAGCATTGGTTTGCTGGGCAGCATTAAGGATGGCTTGTTGATTGAGGTAGCTGTCTCGGCTGGGGGCTGGGCCAATCCAAATGGCTTGATCCGCGAGTTGGGCATGGCGGCTGTGACGGTCTGCCTCTGAGTAGACAGCCACGCACTGGATACCCATGGCTTGAGCGGTATGAATAATCCGGCAAGCGATTTCTCCTCGGTTGGCAATCAGAACTCGCTTAAACATGCTGGCTTTCCTCCTGCCAAGCCGGCTTACGCTTTTCTAAAAAGGCGCTCAAGCCTTCTTTGCCTTCAGCTGAGGCTCGAATATCCGCAATCAGCTGTTGAGTGTATTCAGTTAAGGCAGGCCCTATGGGCATGTTAACCACTTGATGGATCAGCTGCTTAGCCGCTTTCATGGCTTCAGGGCCGTTGCTGGAGTAACGTTGGCAGAGCCGTTCAGTAATGGCTGGCAGCTCTTCCGGTTGAGCAACTAAATGAACCAACCCAAGTTGCTCTGCAGTTTCTACATCGATGGTTTCCGCACTTAAAAAATAGCGGCGGGCCGCCCGTGCCCCCATCGCTTGAATCACATAAGGACTGATGACCGCAGGTACCAGGCCTAACTTGACTTCACTTAAGCAAAACTGGGCTTTGGGGGTGGCAATGACCATATCGCAGCAGGCGACTAGGCCAACCGCACCACCATAGGCGGCTCCCTGAACGATTGCGATAGTGGGTTTGGGAAACTCATTGAGAGCTTGCAGCATTTTGGCCAGTTCACTGGCATCTTGCAGGTTGTCCTGGTAGCTGTGGTTGGCCATTCGGCGCATCCAGCCAAGGTCTGCCCCGGCACTGAAATGGCGGCCATTGGCTTTGAGAATGAGCGAGCGTACTTGGTCATCGTGGGCTAATTGATTAAATACTGCCTGCAGCTCTGCAATCATTTCATCATTAAAGGCGTTGTGCACTTCTGGGCGGTTAAGTACTAGCTCAATTGCGCCTTGAGCCAGCGGATTGACTTGAAGAAAGCGAGTGGCACTGAGGTCAACGGAATTCATGGTCACTATCCTTTTTATCTTCTGACCTTATTTACATTCTGAAAATACCGAAAGTATTGCGGGTTGTGGTTGGAGTAGAGGTTGAAACAGGTGCAGCTGAGTTGGCTTGGTAGGCTGCGGCCAGGCCAAGCCCTACCACTGTTCGGGTGTCTTTTGGATCAATGACGCCGTCATCCCATAAGCGTGCACTGGCATAATAAGCGTGAGCTTGTTTGTCATATTCGGCGCTGACTTCTGCTTTAAAGGTGGCTTGTTCAGGATCAGGCCAGTCCTGCTGCCGTTTTGCCATGGCAGCGGCTTTCACCTGAGTGAGTACACCAGCCGCTTGCTCACCACCCATTACGCCAATTCGGGCATTGGGCCACATCCATAGCAAGCGAGGGTCATAAGCACGGCCGCACATGCCATAGTTTCCTGCACCATAACTCCCCCCAATAATGACGGTTAGCTTAGGTACGTTGGCGCAGGCT is part of the Spartinivicinus poritis genome and harbors:
- a CDS encoding acetoacetate--CoA ligase; amino-acid sequence: MKDSPIWQPSAERIQQARITQFRQYLEQQQQCSLSDYPALYQWSIENIATFWKSITEFCQVKFHRPPQQTLTNEQPMQDAQFFTNIRWFQGSTLNYAEHLLSRRDNHPAIISYDESGRRQQLSYAELFEQVTAVSYQLKAMGVAKGDRVVGMLPNCSEAIIAMLATASLGAVWSSCSPDFGTHGVVDRFGQIEPKVFIACSGYYYNGKVIDCRPKLKQIQQQLPNVHHTVILQFLEQPLDISEHAKSTDWAELLATPPADYQLCFESCAFDDPLFILYSSGTTGKPKCIVHGVGGTLLQHLKEHQLHTDITDQDVLFYFTTCGWMMWNWLVSGLASGATLVLYDGSPFHPEPTVLWDMAEKEHISVFGTSAKYIAALEKAEVKPAQSHQLPALKAILSTGSPLSHESFDYVYRDIKQDVCLSSISGGTDIISCFALGNPTLPVYRGQLQCRGLGMAVEFYNEAGEAITGEKGELVCKQPFPSMPIGFWQDPDGSKYHKAYFSNFPGIWCHGDYGELTEQGGVIIHGRADAVLNPGGVRIGTAEIYRQVEQVPEVLESIAVGQQWQDDVRVVLFVKLKPDVHLTEQLTTTIKKTIREHTTPRHVPAKVLEVADIPRTISGKIVELAVRKVIHNETVDNTDALANPEALEYFRGRKELLEE
- a CDS encoding enoyl-CoA hydratase/isomerase family protein → MNSVDLSATRFLQVNPLAQGAIELVLNRPEVHNAFNDEMIAELQAVFNQLAHDDQVRSLILKANGRHFSAGADLGWMRRMANHSYQDNLQDASELAKMLQALNEFPKPTIAIVQGAAYGGAVGLVACCDMVIATPKAQFCLSEVKLGLVPAVISPYVIQAMGARAARRYFLSAETIDVETAEQLGLVHLVAQPEELPAITERLCQRYSSNGPEAMKAAKQLIHQVVNMPIGPALTEYTQQLIADIRASAEGKEGLSAFLEKRKPAWQEESQHV
- a CDS encoding hydroxymethylglutaryl-CoA lyase — encoded protein: MPKEAVRIVEVGPRDGLQNEPTPVSVATRIALIEDLVAAGIRHIECGSFVSPKWVPQMANTTEVCQQLKRQPNTIYSTLTPNMKGLEQAIEAKVNEIAVFGAASETFSQKNINCSIAESLQRFDPVAKQAKQQGLRVRGYVSCVVGCPYEGNISPAQVAPVVQQLLDLGCDEISLGDTIGIGTPAKIKPLLDLVIPITGTGKLAVHFHNTYGQALVNIYQALNQGIRIVDSAIAGLGGCPYAKGASGNVATEDVTYLVESLGFATGLQLPKLIDISQRLCHQLGRANRSNVAQAMSVTL
- a CDS encoding acetyl/propionyl/methylcrotonyl-CoA carboxylase subunit alpha; this translates as MFKRVLIANRGEIACRIIHTAQAMGIQCVAVYSEADRHSRHAQLADQAIWIGPAPSRDSYLNQQAILNAAQQTNAEAIHPGYGFLAENAEFAAACEQAGIRFIGPPANAIRLMGSKQQAKQLMEKAGVPVMPGYHQADQQQATLLNAAKQIGFPVLLKAAAGGGGKGMRVVSAEKEFASAYQSAKREAKASFSDDTLIVEKYLAEARHVEIQVFCDSQGSGVYLFERDCSIQRRHQKIIEEAPAPGLGPSLRQQMGQAALAAAQAINYVGAGTVEFLLAADGQFYFMEMNTRLQVEHPVTEMITSTDLVAWQLAVACGEPLPVAQSELAIDGHAIEVRLYAEDPQNNFLPATGPILHLEWPEPQPYLRVEHGLTQGDRIGVHYDPMLAKLVTWGETRLQAIQRMEQALDHTTLLGLTHNRAFLLAVLNSQWFVEGLYHTHLLNQQLPSLLQASADPLQQALVLVTLFQLIPEASQQTSPTCNPWANQAPWRCNYQAESTFHWLVDQQPMAVHVKWLSDRQWELTIGADKYHCQGKRQQHQLIAQLNSKMVSATITSTDSQYWLHIEQQDWCIEQPPSLLNNPSAASPHDQALVAPMPGSVVSVLVTTGQQVEQGQPLMVLEAMKMEHTIHAPSAGSVDAIYFKAGDLVSEGTDLLALHVEEANQKEPANA